The genomic DNA GACGCCGGGGTagaaaaagagcacaaaagTTTTATTCAAATCCAACTCACTGTCATGAAAATCATGAAAACCTCataaaatccattaaaaaaaaaaaaaaagggggggaaaaaaccccaaacctgccccctttcccccccccttttcttttttcttctcccttctctccttttacCTCTCCGAAATCTGAgacctttttcatttctcaataaatatacaaaaatataataaattagaaaaacagcaacaccagtgacaaaaaaaatcaagaggtAACACTGCTGGtcagcagcaaggcagagaaaaaccaaaccagcggtgggagaggaaaacaggagggggaaaaaggcagaaatagaGAAATCTGGGGGCCAAAACTCAGccctttggggtttttttttcccttgaaatgcagaaaacaaaggggaaaTTCCCCCCCAAAACAGCCTCCCCCACTTGAAATTGtcattttttggggggggtttcCAGCTGTTTTGTCCTCGGGACAGCGATGGCAACGCGGTGTGAAATCCCCTGGGGGggaataatattaataataataataataacagcaacaacCTTAACAAATATtaacaacaataaataaagcGGAGGGTGGGGGGGAAGCCGGGGGTCTTCATTTGCCCATGTGGAGTCAGATGGGGACGCCGGcggggcagagctgctcctgcagccccagcaggctGTAGGCAATGCGCTTCTTGTGGCCGGGCAGGCGCACCCCGATCTTCTTGAGGTCACTGCAGGGGAAACACAGAGCGGTGTTGAACCACAGGTGGAATTTTTTGGGGGttgagaacagcagcaaaaggggCTGGGTTGGAGGTGGAGGATTCTGAGCGTGACACAGGGCTGGATCTGGAGCAGCGCTGAAGGCATCCCACCCTGAGCGCCCCATGGCACGGGATCCAGCCTGAAAGGGGAGCCCTAGGGATGGGGCAACGCTGTCCCCAAACCCGCTGCCACTCACTCGTTTGTCATCTGCAGCACTTTCTCAATGGTGTTGTAGCCAGCGGCAGCAAAGTGCTCAGCGTATTGGTGCATCTTGATGGACTCGAGCCACTCGGGCACCGAGCGGAAGGGAACGCCGTCAGAGCCGCTGGTGCTGGGCAGGCGGATGGAGACACTGCGGAAATGACATCAGCACCCAGAAATGGAGGggtgcaaaagaaaacaaaaaaaaaaaggcatgcagAAATGCGAGGCTGCAAAAAAGTTTACACAAAGGTACGGGAGAGCGTGTGAAAAGCAAGGGGCTGCCAAAAAAATTCGTGCAGAAGTGAATGGAAGAGGAGACGGCAGTGCGGAGATGCAAGAAGTCGAGCAGGAGTGCAATAATAAAATGCAGGAATGGAGGATGTGAAAACAAGGGGAATGCAAAGACTGGAGAAAAGGTCATGCAAAGGAACGAGAGTGAGGAAAGCGGCAGGAATAGAAGGTGTGGGAAATCATGCAGGAATGCAACGATGCAAAGAAAAACCAAGGTGGAGAAGTGGAAGGGTGCAAAAAGAAGTGGAGGATGCGAAGGTTCCTGCAGCTCACCGGGGGTCGAAATCTGCCAGCGCCTTGAGCGAGTCGGGGGCGCGGACGAGTTTGTCGAGGATGCTGACAATGTCTGCGAATTTGGGGCGGCGGGAGCgttcctgctgccagcactgcatcATCAGCTGGtacacagcagaggggcagtccaAAGGGGCAGGCAGGCGGAAGCCTTCATTGATGGCTTTCATCACCTGTCAAGGCATCCCGGAAACGGCAGGAATAAAGAGACGTGCCTAACAAAGCCCCCAGAATAACGGAGCTGGACCCCGAAAGAGCAAAGCTGGCCCACAGCAAGGTCACCCCACAACGTCAGCGCCACAGAAAGCAGTCGTGCCAAATCAGGCACTCGGCCCCCAAAGCAGCCCCCAAAACAGGGTGCTGGAGGGGTGCAGGCGCTCACCTCGTGGTTGGAGAGCTCCCAGTACGGGCGCTCGCCgtaggacatcacctcccacaTGACGATGCCGTAGCTCCAGACGTCGCTGGCAGAGGTGAACTTGCGGTAGGAGATGGCTTCGGGGGCTGTCCAGCGGATCGGGATCTTCCCACCCTATTGGGGGCGATGCCGTCACAATTCCCCAatggcaggggaaaaaagaaaggaggcaACGATGCAAAATTGTAcccaaacccccccaaaatCCACTTACACTGGTGGTATAGGTGGCTTCGGGGTCGTCCTCCAGCACCCTCGACAGCCCGAAGTCGGACACCTTGCAGACCAGGTTGCTGTTGACCAGGATGTTGCGTGCAGCCAAGTCCCGGTGCACGTAGTTCATGTTGGCCAAGTACTTCATGCCCGCTGCGATGCCCCGCAGCATGCCCACCAGCTGGATGACACAGAACTGCCCGtctttttcctgaaagcagagaaaataaccCCAAATCTCACATCTTGTCACTACAGGGATGTTCACGGGGGCAGGTCTTGTCTCCATAGGGATTTTGGGGCTGAAGTCCTGCTAATCCCACCCTGGAGCAATGGGATTCCCTCACGCATCGCCTACCCGCAGGAATTTGTCCAACGCGCCGTTTTCCATGTACTCTGTGACGATCATGAAGGGTTTGTCTGCAGAAAGAGAGCCAAAACGCGTTGAAAAATGCTGAACATTAACTCCATGCCCCTGAAAATGGTGCTTTTTGGGCGTCCAGCAAGCTTTTGGGGAAGGTAACTGTGGTTTTAGGGCACTCACGCTTAGAGACGACCCCCTCAAGGCGGATGATGTTGTGGTGACAGAACTGCCCCATGATGCTGGCCTCACCCAGGAAGTCCACACGCTGCTTCTCCGTGTAGCCCACCTTGAGCGTCTTGATGGCCACTGGCACCTCCTTCTTGCCCTGCTTCAGGGTGCCCTTGTAGACCTCCCCAAATTCTCCTGTTCAGGGCAACAGAAGTTCAAAATGTGTTCCCTCCTCGGTTTGGGGACAGATGACAATGTGAGGACCTACCAGCACCGATGACCTTCTGGCGGGTGATGGAGGATGGCGAGATCTCAGTGGTGAACTTGAGCATGGCCTGGTTGGGGTCTTCATAGGTGTGTGGGTCGACGTAGGTCTTGAGGGGCTTCAACTGGTCTGGGGGGTTGGCAGCCGTGTCACCCCCAAAGTGCCCACTTTTTGTCACCCCCAAAGTGCCTTGAGCCACCACCCCACCACTCACCAGACTTGGAGAAGTAGACATCCTCGGGGGATTGGCGCGATGGCGagttcctcctcctcctgcaggaaAGCAGTGCTTAGCCCTATTATTCACCCCTGGGGTGGCAGAAAATTGGAttcgggttttttttttaatctctcccTACCTCCGGAGGACGTAGAGGAGAACAGCGAGGACGAAGACAACAAAGATGACACCGGTGACGGAGCCACTGATGACGGCAGCTGACGCCATGGACTCGGCTTCTATGGGAAAATTCGGAGTCATgtccaccccacagcaccccaaagaaaccccaaatcccccaacTCCTGTTCCTCACCTTCGGGTAATGTCTCAAACTCATGCTCGAGGCTGAAGGCGCCGTGGCCATCCTTGGTGAGCGCCTGGACCCGCACCACGTAGGCAGTGCCAGGGGACAGCTTGGGGATGGTGACAGAGGTGCCTTCACAGCGCAGCACCGAGTAGCTGTTCTCATCTGTCTGAGGAAGCAGGGAAGAGGGTGAGCGAGGGACCGTGCGGAGGACATGAGATGGGATGCAGATGGGATGCTGCTGGTGGCACCTTCTTGCTGTAGGTGACTTCATATTTCCagacccagctctgctgccttggTGGCACCGTCCAGGAGAGGACCAGGCTGGTGGCTGTTTGTCCGTTCAGGCTCACCGACGTCACCTGGGGAGGCTCTGCGATGGAGACGCGGTGTCAGAGGTGGTGACGCCTCTTTGGTTGCAAGACGGCGGCCACAGGTGGCACCCCGTAGCGGGCACAGGGGTACAGGTGGCCCTTACCTGTGTGGTTGACGCTGATGCTGGTGCTGGCCACGCTGCGGAGCGGGCTGAAGGCTGAGACGCCATTTCGAGCTTCGACGGTGAAGGTGTAGTTGATGTGGGGCTCCAGGTCGGTGACTGTTACCCCTGTCCCAACCAGCCCCTGGGGGGGCTGCGAGTAGCGGATTCCCCCATCGCAGGGCTGGCACTCTCCACTCTCAGACAAGCACTGCTCACAGGTGATGCTGTAGGTGACATCCTGCCGGCCACCCCTGTCACTGGGAGGGGACCAACGCAGCTGCACGGTGGCCCCCAGCCCAACAGCTGTGACGCTGCGGGGGGGGTGAAGGAGGACCTGGGGATACAGAGCACGACACTGAGGTCAGGGCACGGATACAGCCCCTCAAACCCCATGCCACTTTCCCAAAATGCCACTCACGGGTGCAGGGCATGGCAGCCGGGTCGGTGGGGGCACGGAAGAACCCATCCTGGCAAGGACACGCGTCAGCAGCAGCCGAGGATGGCAGCGtgtgagcagggcagggctggcagccgCTCAGGGACACCTCGGCCTTGAAGGTGCCGGGGGGACAAGCTGGAATAGGGGACAACATGGAGGTGAGCACTTGGGTCCCCCTGTCCTCAACCTGAGCATCATCACCAGCTTCCAGGGATTCAGAGCATTTCTCCTTATCGCACAGCTCGTTATTACCCACTATGAACGGGGAGGCTCCTCCCATCAACCCACCCCTCTGTCTGGGGGAACCCTGCCGGTCCACCCCTCTGCACCCGATGCACTTGCTGTGTCAGCTATGCAAGGCCGCTCCGAGTCTTCTCCCAAGGACACCAGAGATGCCCAGGAACGCCCGACTGCATTGAGGATGCCTGAGCACCCCCAAGAGTGCTGAAGATGCCCCAAGGGGGCAGGGATGGCTCTCAGAGACACCCCAAGACAGGGCATCCCCAGCCCACACCACCCTTCCACTCCCACCATCGCTCCCCACCTTGACATTGCTCTCCCGCCGCCTCGTAGCCAGCCTGGCACTGGCACTGCTCGATGGGCACCAACCACTCTCCATCCATGTTGCAGTGCAGCATCGGCACCCTGTCAGCCACCGCGTGCTCCACGCAGGCTCCCTCCACCTTCGCCAGCTGCTGGGAGTCAGCGCCTGCCACCGTCTCGGGGAACACGGCCAGGCCCcgcagcacagctgggcacgTCTTGTAGTAAACCCGCACCGACAGCAGGGACACGCAGGCCCCCAGGTCCTGAAAAGCCAGGTAGAAACCTTTCCGGCGCAGAGGTCCCACGGAGCGAACCTCCACGTTGAGTTTGACGTTCCGCGTCTCAAAGTCTTCTTGCACCGTGATCTCATCCGGAGCAATGGTGTCAATCTTCTTGAACTGCCGCTTCTGGAAATTGGTGCCATAGTCAACGTCAGATTCAGCATAGAAGAGGTTGAAGGTCTCCTTGCAGGAGCCGCCGCCTCCAGGGAAGCTGTTGCAGTCGCGGACGGTGAATTTGAGCTCGATGAAGATGCGCTGCGCCTCGCTGCGGTAGATCCAGTTGGTGCGCAGCCAGTTCTCCTGCTCGCCCTGCAGCACGCTGCACACCGCGTAGATGTAGATCCCCGAGTCGTTCAGCACGTGCTGCTGCAGGTCCCACTGCACCGCAGGGAGAAATGGgtcggtgctgctgctgctcctcagccccAGCCAGTAGGGTCTGTCCCCCTGGATGCTCCCCACTCCCATCCCCGCAGATGTCCCTGTGGACATGGTAAGGGCCACCCGTACCCCTGTACCCACTGCGGGGTGCCACCCGTGGCCGCCATCACACAACCAAAGAGGTGTCACCACCTCCCCTTCCATGTCCCCATCCATACGGACGCCCCCCCCAACTCATGGAAGTCTCCCCACCCCGATGGATGCCCCCCCCATCCCTATCCCCAATGGGATGAAGCCATCTGCATCCCCAAGGATGGTCCCAGTCCATCCCCGTGGATGATCTGTCCCCATCCGTACCACCATCCCCATCCCCGTGAAGTTCTCTTTCCTCGTGGTTgatccatccccatccctacTGACATCTTCATTCACAAGGACATCCATTTCTCCATCGCCATGGAtgcccccatcccaccccatcccaccccatcccaccccatcccaccccatccgCAATGCTGGTTTGAGGAGGAGCTTGCTGGATGCTCACCCCTTTGCCGTAGGGCTGGGTGagccagcccagctcccctTGAGCCTTGGCGAAGTCCAACAGGACAACTgtgggaagaggagagaaaaggacCATTAGTGGGATGAGCACAAAGCCAGGAAGATGCCAACCATGACCCACAGACAGCCCCAGGACCTGCAGGGCCACCGATGCACTCAGATGCCTCCTGGAAGCACAGATACCTCCAAGTCCCCCTGGAACCCACAGATGACCTCAGAACCCACAGGCACCTCCAGGACCAACAGATGTCCAGCAGGATCCATGCCTGTCCCCAGAACACCCAGATGCCGCCCGGATCCACGGAGATCCCCCAGACCCACACATAAAACATCCCTGGAACCCACACGGCTCCCACAGATGCCCCCATAACCCACAGAAACCCCCAACACCCCCAGACACCCCCAGCACCTTTAAATACCCTCAAATACCTCCGGGACCCCCAAAGGTCCATGGGACCCCTGTAAGACCACaagaccccaaaacccccaggagcccccaccccaccccaccgCCCCGTGTCCCCCCAGGTCCCTCGGGGCCATCAGGAgaggacatgccccagcatgCCGAGGGCGGTGGCCGGATCCAGCACcgggggaggaagaggaggaggaagaggaggccaCGGCCGGGGCGGAAGCGCCCATGAATCAGCCCCCAGGAATGCGCCCGGCTTCGCGCCCGCCGGCACAGCCTCAACCCATCCCCCAGGGTTGGAGTTTGGGGACGTGACCCCCACCGTGGGGTAAGCACTGAGAACGCCAAACTCGTGACATATTTCACCCCACGGGGCCACGTCTGGGGAGAATGcgggcacagcactgctttcctgcGGCTGGAATTCCCCCAGGAGGGGAAATCTGGCACGGTTGGGTTTGTGGGGTGGCACCTTTTGGGGCTCATTCCCCTCCactgcccccatccccacctgcaCGGCCACGACCACAGCCATTCCCACCCCTGCCCTGATCCCCCCCCCCGACTCCTTCCCCATCCTCATCGCCACCCCATCGCTGTCCCgacccccagtgccccccaccccaccccactcCATCCCCTCTCCACCTCCACTCCCCATTCCTACACCCCAACCGCGGCTTCAGTCCCCCCTCCCCACTCAAATCCTATTTAGTTGTGAAGTGGGGGCAATAAACCACCCCAccccccttcctttccctctgcagaGCCCAAACCCGGCATTTCACACCCCAACTTTGCcatattttcacttctttcaccCCAAATCGTTGAGCCCATAGGGACGCTCCTCGGAGCGCCCCGAATCCCGCCTCCCCTCCCCATTTAGGGCTTATAACCCCCATCCCAATAAATCCCTTCACCTCCCAATAAAACAAACCCAACCACCTCCAATTCGccccccaaatcccaaagcTGAACCCGaactgccccatagagccccacgGAACCGGAGGGGGGAAGGAGGCGGTTTGTTTTCCCAACACTTTTCGGGCTTTCCTGACATTGTTCTCAGCTCCAGCACCGGATCCTGCCCCGCGAACCTTCCTCTTATGGTATCTTTATGGCGTGGATTTATCAACTTTGGGCTCATttctgcccttccccccccccccccccccatataTTTAAAGGATTCCCACCAGCGGTGTTGGGGGATCCTCACTTTTCCCGACTGGGAGCTCGGCACCCACGGGCTCAAAGTCCCGAACTCTCCGTTTTTAATCGTTATTAACCATTAGATCGTCATTAACTGATATGAAAACGTCTCCTTTtgccccctcccaccccccaaaCGAACTTTTGCCCCCTCCCATCCCTCAAAGCCCAAAACGCTGCGAGCTCTCGGGTAGAGAGGCGTCGAGCTTCATTGCAACctctaccccccccccccccccccaaaaaaaaaaaagggaaaaacaacaaaatattgggattggggggagggggagaaaaaggaaaaagttctgAAATAATGGGATAAAGTtggaggtggggggagggaaggagaaaagaaggggaaaaaagttggTTTTGGGGTCGCGGCGGTTCTCACCTTCCTtgggggcggcgggggccgatgatgaagaggaggagggtGGGGGGGATGAAGGCTGCCGGGGGGGCCATGGCGGGACGCGGCCCCGCAGCTTCACGCACTCCGTGGGAGCGCTCCGGCTCTGTTCATTCATGCCCTGCTGACGTCACGTGGCCCCGCCCACCAATAGGAGAGCGgcggggggggggcgctctTAAAGGGACAGCGAGTCTCCgaaggagggggagaaggtGGAGCACACTCGGAAAGCGGGCAGCCCCCCCCAAGTTGGGCTGTGTAGAACCGACCCGCATTTGGACCCGTCGGCACACGAGGGGTTAAATggcccctccccccccccccccatctgcCTTTCATTCATGAAACGGCGTGGGAAGGGGGGGCGGCCAATGGCGGGGGGGGCGGGGCGTAGCGGTTCCCACCCGCAGCGCTgcggggttggggggggggggggcagagcCCTGCGAGCGCTGCGGGAGCGCGTCCTCCGTCCGTCCGTCTGTCCTGCCGCTGCACGGCCTGTCCGTCCCTCTGTCTGGCCGATCAACCCTCCCCCCCACCCACCTGTCCATCTGTCCAGCCCTCAGCTGTCTATCCAAGCACTTCCccgtctgtctgtccatccacccatccgtgtgtccatccatccatccccccATTCATTaccccatccatccatcccatccaccccttcatccatccatccacccacccaccaCCCATCCCTGTccgtccgtccatccatccaatCCCTTCCCATCCCCCATCATCCACCCTCACCCCTCATCCCAGCGTTGCCTgctccccccccaccccctccccatcTGCCCCCACACTTTTGGGACGTTTCCAGCACTTTCTCCCAGGGTTGCGACGCGCCCGGATTGACCGGCCGGGCCGGCCCAGCTGCTCCCCAAAACCTCACCGCACCCCAGGCCCCACCGTGACCCCGACTCGTCCCACACCACGCCCCACATCTCTGCTGCGGGATGGAAGCTGGGGttccccaaatccccattagGACCTTTTGGGGGCAGTTGGGGTCCTGCCTGCTTGGGGTCCCCCCCTCAAAGTCACAGCATCCTTCAGCACCCCAAATGCACATCGCCCCCAGATCTTATAGGGACAGCACCCACCCAAACATTCCCCAGCCCCCAAGGACCCCGggcacctcctcctcccacacCCCAACATGAAGGGcctccttcctcttttccctctcccctccaccttcccccccgccccccctaAAAATAAATCTCCAATCCAGAGTTTGGAAAACCAATACTGTTTAATGACAGGGGGAGCCCAGACGCCACGGTGAGGGGCTCCCGCGCCCCCAAAACATGGAACCCCCCACCAAAATGGGGTTCAGTCCTCGGGGGCCCCCTGACCCTCTGGGATGACACCAGCTGCCATCTGGTCTCGTTGCCACAGCTGCCCCACCAGGGCATCCAGCAGTGGGGCCACCCGTGCCAGACCCCCCCGGCCCACCCCAGAACCCCCTGCCCGCAGCACCCGCAGCCCCCAGCTGTCCTCGAAGGCAGCCACGTCCGACTCCGTCACAGCAGTGTGGGGACACAGGTCGAATCTGAGGACATGAAGAGGTTACGGTGATGGCAGCGCCTTAAAAATCAGACGGGGGAACAGGGAGGGCAGAGGATTTGCGGGGGAATGAGATTTAGGGTGAGGGGGATACGCggggtgctgggatgctgggcaTTTGGGGTGCTGGGATTTGATAAGGTTGGGGCTGCTGGAATTTTGGCTGCTCTGGGATGCTGAGGGTTAGGGGTGCTGGAAGGTGATGGGTGCTGAGATGCTGGGGATGGAGGTGATGTAGATGCAGGGTGCTGTGGGATACAGAGGATTCGAAGCGCTCGGGATTTGGGGTCTTAAGGGAGAGCAGGGAAGGGCAGTGCAGGGGATTCGAGGTGCTTCAATGGGGCGGTGGCTGCCGGGGACCCCCAGTACCTGGTGCCCACCACCACACGCAGCGTGTCCTCGCCGGGCTGCAGCACACGCGCCAGCCGCGCCGGCAGCTCCTCGAAGGACGCGCGGTCGGTGAAGGAGAACAGCAAAAGGATGGCGTCCGCCTCCTCCCTGCAGGCCTGGAAGAGGAGAGGCGGCCGTCACCCACCTCAgcgccccacatccccccccaaGTCTGTCCCCAGCTCACGGGCAGGAGGTGCTCGAATTTCCGCAGGGCACTCTCCCCGCAGTCCCAGAAACGCAGCTGGAAGAGCACGGGGCGCTCGGAGCCCAGCGGCACGGCGGGCCAGAACAGCGTGCTCACCTCGATTCCTGCGGGATGGCAAAGGGACACATCCAGCCAACGGCCCCACGGCACCGTGACACGTCCCATGGACCCCACGTCCCCACTGCGTCCCCACCATACTGTGACACCAAAGACCCCCACAGACACCCACATCCCTGCGGTCCCCCCCATACCATTGCACTGAGCGCCCCACAGACCTCGTGTCCCCGCTGTGTCCCTGTGGCACTGTGACACCgagcgccccatagatcccatgcCCTCACCGTGTCCCTGTGATACCGTTAATCTGAGCACCCCACCGACCCCAGATCCCTGTGCTTCCCACCGTACCACGGCACAGCATCTCACAGACCCCACgtcccctctgtccccaccACACCATGACACCAAGCACCCCACGGATCCCATGTCTGCGCCCCCCACCACCCCATGACACCAAGCACCCCATGTCTGCGCACCCCCCACCGTGCCACCACACCAAGCATCCCACCGAACCCATTTTCCCCCACTGTGCCCTCATGGCACCGTTACACTCAGCATCCCCATCGtgttcccccctccccccccatgtCTCCCCTTCATACCCAACGTCTCTCGGTGCAAAGGGGGCACGGGGCTCCCAGCCAGCGCTGCCACCAACGCCGTTTTGCCCACCCCGCTGCGTCCCGAAACGAAGAGTTTGTAGGTGACCGTGGGGACACTGAGGGCggggggcagcgcggggcgctccagcagccctgggggggaaggggagggggagggtgGGAGAAGAAGGGGATGTGTGAGGCGTTTGGGGCGGTTTGGGGTTgacgtggggggggggggttggggaaCGCTGTAGGGTCTCACCAAAAACTCTGCGCTGGTTCTTGTGGAGGATGGAGGCCAGGTACGGGCGGCCGGGGGGGGACAGCAGCCAGCCCGGCTCCACCATCGCGGGGTGGAACCTGGGGAGCACACGGGGAGACCCCCACGGCCGTGGGGCACTGAGCCCCTATGGGTCTCCATTGCCCCCACTGGGCCCCAGCGCCCCTACCGCTCCCGCATCCCTCTCTAAACGCCCCGTTGGGGGGCGCCCCGTTACACCCCCTACCCGCCCACGGCGCCACGCATCCCGCCCCGAGCCCGCGTCCCACCCGCGTGCCGCCCCACGGCTCCCCGAACGCCGCCGGGCAGCGCCCACCCCCCGCCATCCCTTCCCCGCCGCGCTCCCGCCTCCCTCACCCGCGGCTGCTTCCGCCCCGACGACGTCACGTGATCAGCGTGGCCTCGCGCAAAGCCCCGCCCCTTCCGGCGGCTTCACGTGGGTCAGGAGCTCCAAGCGCTTCAGCCCCATAGGCGACCCCAGAGCTTCGGGTTACGGAGGGTCTCAGCCCTACAGCTGCCGTGTGCGAGCCGCACAGCGCTGCACGAACCCCGGACCTCTGTGTCGTGAGCCCCATTTGCTATAGGCTACAGAAGGGAGCTCTGAGCCTTATGGGTTTAAGGCCCCCCCGGCGTTACGGGCTGCCCTAAAGGAGATGGGGCTTCAGGGACGCCCCTATGGCGGAGCGTTGCCCCACGcacccacccccccccccccccaggagcCCCAAACGCCGCCCCATTTCACCCCACACACACGCAGCAGCATTCGGCCACTTCTGCCggtttttatttgttaaacGGCTAAAAATTCCTCgagggagagagagagcgagacgtaaaaaaaaaaaaacaaaaaaaaatacacagatttctttaaatatcACCAAAAAGGGACTcctcacccccctcccccccccctcccaaccATTCTGGGGTCATTTGAAGGGGATTTGGGGCCGTTAGGAGAGCAGCCGGTGGCGGTGGGTGCCCGCATCGcagccagctctcagcagccccacgtttttgctttttttgcctttcattCTTTTATAAGGGGGGAGGTGCTGAGACATGCAGGCAGGAGAGAAACGTCGGACGTCGCGTTGGGGTCCCCGAGGAGCGGGGATTTGGGAACGGATTGAACCTCAAGGTTTATCTACACACTGCAGATGAGGCGCTGCCCtctctcccagccccatcccacacggggctccccagccctgctggacCAAAGCGGTACTGCTGTCATAGGAAACAACCAGCCCCGATGCTTCCTGGGGAGGGCTGCCACCCCAAAGGCTGGGGGGCTGGCGGTGGCGAAGCCGGCAAAG from Lagopus muta isolate bLagMut1 chromosome 21, bLagMut1 primary, whole genome shotgun sequence includes the following:
- the CPLANE2 gene encoding ciliogenesis and planar polarity effector 2 encodes the protein MVEPGWLLSPPGRPYLASILHKNQRRVFGLLERPALPPALSVPTVTYKLFVSGRSGVGKTALVAALAGSPVPPLHRETLGIEVSTLFWPAVPLGSERPVLFQLRFWDCGESALRKFEHLLPACREEADAILLLFSFTDRASFEELPARLARVLQPGEDTLRVVVGTRFDLCPHTAVTESDVAAFEDSWGLRVLRAGGSGVGRGGLARVAPLLDALVGQLWQRDQMAAGVIPEGQGAPED
- the EPHA2 gene encoding LOW QUALITY PROTEIN: ephrin type-A receptor 2 (The sequence of the model RefSeq protein was modified relative to this genomic sequence to represent the inferred CDS: deleted 2 bases in 2 codons): MAPPAAFIPPTLLLFIIGPAAPKEVVLLDFAKAQGELGWLTQPYGKGWDLQQHVLNDSGIYIYAVCSVLQGEQENWLRTNWIYRSEAQRIFIELKFTVRDCNSFPGGGGSCKETFNLFYAESDVDYGTNFQKRQFKKIDTIAPDEITVQEDFETRNVKLNVEVRSVGPLRRKGFYLAFQDLGACVSLLSVRVYYKTCPAVLRGLAVFPETVAGADSQQLAKVEGACVEHAVADRVPMLHCNMDGEWLVPIEQCQCQAGYEAAGEQCQACPPGTFKAEVSLSGCQPCPAHTLPSSAAADACPCQDGFFRAPTDPAAMPCTRPPSPPRSVTAVGLGATVQLRWSPPSDRGGRQDVTYSITCEQCLSESGECQPCDGGIRYSQPPQGLVGTGVTVTDLEPHINYTFTVEARNGVSAFSPLRSVASTSISVNHTEPPQVTSVSLNGQTATSLVLSWTVPPRQQSWVWKYEVTYSKKTDENSYSVLRCEGTSVTIPKLSPGTAYVVRVQALTKDGHGAFSLEHEFETLPEEAESMASAAVISGSVTGVIFVVFVLAVLLYVLRRRRRNSPSRQSPEDVYFSKSDQLKPLKTYVDPHTYEDPNQAMLKFTTEISPSSITRQKVIGAGEFGEVYKGTLKQGKKEVPVAIKTLKVGYTEKQRVDFLGEASIMGQFCHHNIIRLEGVVSKHKPFMIVTEYMENGALDKFLREKDGQFCVIQLVGMLRGIAAGMKYLANMNYVHRDLAARNILVNSNLVCKVSDFGLSRVLEDDPEATYTTSGGKIPIRWTAPEAISYRKFTSASDVWSYGIVMWEVMSYGERPYWELSNHEVMKAINEGFRLPAPLDCPSAVYQLMMQCWQQERSRRPKFADIVSILDKLVRAPDSLKALADFDPRVSIRLPSTSGSDGVPFRSVPEWLESIKMHQYAEHFAAAGYNTIEKVLQMTNDDLKKIGVRLPGHKKRIAYSLLGLQEQLCPAGVPI